The Tepidibacter aestuarii genome contains a region encoding:
- a CDS encoding VTT domain-containing protein, with protein MEIIKGWLEHYGYIVLLFALILELIALPIPGEVLMSYCGFLVFQGKLGWSQSIIVASLGAILGITFSYWLGFRLGIPFFKKYGHYMHMGPEKLEKTSNSFTKYGVRVLAIAYFIPGVRHITGYFSGITKIPYRKFTFYAYTGAIIWTSTFISLGKVLGTKWEVFHHSIKKYLIIGCIIVTFILILVLAYNTYKVHIGNFILNTLENITEQFNSLGKAKIFIASIATIFLGLFIFMMGLIQDLLANEFQQFDKVITLLIQLIFTDKFIYLMKSFGWLASYKVLLPVILLTFLWIICRGRNKALEIAFYMFVIIGGEILDEGLRKVFHRLGPSYGESIYTFPSEQALVSLVIYACTVFVFVRHAKSRFLKMIFSLITVILLIAIGLNRIYFQLQYPSDVVAGYVFGGVWLSFNIFLLEIYRLQISKPNSKF; from the coding sequence ATGGAAATAATTAAAGGATGGCTTGAACATTATGGATATATTGTATTGCTATTTGCATTGATACTTGAGTTGATAGCTCTTCCAATACCAGGGGAAGTTCTTATGAGCTATTGTGGATTTTTAGTATTTCAAGGGAAGTTAGGATGGAGTCAAAGTATTATTGTAGCTAGTCTTGGGGCAATACTTGGGATTACTTTTTCATACTGGTTAGGATTTCGATTAGGAATACCATTTTTCAAAAAATATGGGCATTATATGCATATGGGGCCAGAAAAATTAGAAAAAACATCTAATTCTTTTACCAAATATGGGGTAAGAGTATTGGCTATAGCATATTTTATTCCAGGAGTAAGGCATATTACAGGATATTTTTCTGGAATTACGAAAATCCCATACCGCAAATTTACTTTTTATGCATATACAGGTGCTATTATTTGGACAAGTACTTTTATTTCTTTAGGAAAAGTTCTAGGAACTAAGTGGGAAGTATTTCATCATTCAATAAAAAAATATTTAATCATTGGATGTATAATTGTAACGTTTATTTTGATCTTAGTGCTTGCGTATAATACTTATAAAGTGCATATAGGTAACTTCATCTTAAATACACTAGAAAATATAACAGAACAGTTTAATTCTCTAGGAAAAGCAAAGATATTTATTGCTAGTATAGCTACTATTTTTCTTGGACTTTTTATTTTTATGATGGGACTGATTCAAGATTTATTGGCTAATGAATTTCAGCAATTTGATAAAGTTATAACTTTATTGATTCAGTTGATTTTTACTGATAAATTCATATATTTAATGAAAAGTTTTGGCTGGCTAGCATCTTATAAAGTATTACTCCCGGTAATACTATTAACATTTTTATGGATTATATGCAGAGGAAGGAATAAAGCGCTTGAAATAGCTTTTTATATGTTTGTAATTATAGGAGGAGAAATATTAGATGAAGGATTACGGAAGGTTTTTCATCGATTAGGACCTTCCTATGGTGAAAGTATATATACGTTCCCCAGTGAACAAGCTCTCGTGTCTTTAGTGATTTATGCATGTACAGTATTTGTATTCGTTAGGCATGCTAAAAGTAGATTTCTAAAAATGATCTTTTCACTGATAACAGTTATTTTACTGATAGCTATAGGATTAAATAGAATATATTTCCAATTGCAATATCCAAGTGATGTTGTTGCTGGATATGTTTTTGGAGGGGTATGGTTAAGTTTTAATATTTTTTTGTTAGAAATTTATCGATTACAAATATCAAAACCAAATAGCAAATTTTAA
- a CDS encoding phosphatase PAP2 family protein, which translates to MIEIIKMIDISLLNFVHNYFQNDIFDKIMPIISFLGNGGIIWIIISLILITNKKYRKVGMLSFFALILSTILVEGILKNLMQRPRPFIEFTNINLLIKKPLSYSFPSGHATSSFAAAGVIGNMIRKYKVLTMILAGLIAFSRVYLFVHYPVDVIAGIILGLILSYLITYKFIKK; encoded by the coding sequence ATGATTGAAATTATTAAGATGATAGATATATCGTTACTCAATTTTGTACATAATTATTTTCAAAATGATATATTTGATAAAATTATGCCTATTATAAGCTTTCTGGGAAATGGTGGAATTATATGGATTATAATATCATTGATATTGATAACTAATAAAAAGTATAGAAAAGTAGGAATGTTGTCTTTTTTTGCATTAATATTAAGTACTATTCTGGTAGAGGGAATATTAAAAAATTTAATGCAAAGACCAAGACCGTTTATAGAATTTACTAATATTAATTTATTAATAAAAAAACCTTTATCTTATTCTTTTCCTTCAGGGCATGCAACATCCTCGTTTGCTGCTGCAGGAGTTATAGGAAATATGATAAGAAAATATAAAGTCCTTACTATGATTTTAGCAGGACTTATTGCTTTTTCTAGAGTGTATTTATTTGTACATTATCCTGTAGATGTTATAGCAGGTATTATCTTAGGTCTAATATTATCGTATTTAATAACATATAAATTTATAAAAAAGTAA
- a CDS encoding alpha/beta fold hydrolase encodes MSYFKYENINIYYRVSAEGRPLVIIHGDTASSKMFIPELKFYSKNFKVILVDLVGQGKSQRVDKLPLNYWDFNANMIIELCKHIGINDVNLLGTSGGAIVALNAVLKQPNLFNRIIVDSFIGENLSFEFAKKIVDDRKIAKNKLGSKLFWFIMHGFDWKNVIDKNTSLIIDFSRNIGNFFYYELSNIENNVLITGSSKDDLIPNVQSTLKAINLKMKNSKLVIFENGNHPAMFSNKEEFRNLVLEFLS; translated from the coding sequence ATGTCTTATTTTAAGTATGAAAATATTAATATATATTATAGAGTATCTGCTGAAGGGAGACCTTTAGTTATTATACATGGAGATACAGCTTCCTCAAAAATGTTTATACCAGAATTAAAATTCTATTCTAAAAACTTTAAAGTGATTTTAGTAGATTTAGTAGGTCAAGGAAAATCTCAAAGAGTAGATAAATTACCATTAAATTATTGGGATTTTAATGCTAATATGATTATTGAACTATGTAAGCATATTGGTATTAATGATGTTAACCTGTTAGGGACAAGCGGTGGGGCTATTGTAGCTTTAAATGCTGTATTGAAACAACCTAATTTATTTAACAGAATAATTGTAGATAGTTTTATAGGAGAAAATTTATCTTTTGAGTTTGCAAAAAAAATTGTAGATGATAGAAAAATAGCAAAAAACAAGTTAGGTTCTAAATTGTTTTGGTTTATAATGCATGGCTTTGATTGGAAAAATGTTATTGACAAAAATACAAGCTTAATTATTGATTTTTCAAGAAATATAGGTAATTTTTTTTATTATGAACTTAGTAACATAGAAAATAATGTTTTAATTACAGGAAGCTCCAAAGATGATTTAATACCTAATGTCCAAAGTACATTAAAAGCTATTAATTTAAAAATGAAAAATTCTAAATTGGTTATTTTTGAGAATGGAAATCATCCTGCTATGTTTAGTAACAAAGAAGAGTTTAGAAATTTAGTTTTGGAATTTTTGTCCTAA
- a CDS encoding GerAB/ArcD/ProY family transporter, whose protein sequence is MNKEVISDKQGIAILFLFLVGGSSIYAQGIEAKQDIWLAFILGILLVFPMTLIFARLHHIFPDKDLFDIVEICFGKFIGKIIIILYTWFAFFLASDILVTYGQFIKIISFPEMPQIIPEIVLAILCIWGIKEGIEVLGRFSGFFLNIPIITLVIIIILLIPNMDINNFRPVLSDGIQPVLEGTFTVFTFPLVQLVVFTMIFSNFETNGSPYKVYTTGLLTGGTYLALLSITNLLVLGIHTVVSSYYPTYTTISRINIGFVLQRIEIIITITFILGGFIKICIFLLSMCKGITKLFGFIDYRFIITPASLLVLNLSYNQYKSVMYYYEFSIHT, encoded by the coding sequence ATGAATAAAGAAGTTATTTCAGATAAGCAAGGTATTGCAATCTTATTTTTGTTTCTAGTAGGCGGATCTTCCATATATGCACAAGGAATAGAGGCTAAACAAGATATATGGTTAGCCTTTATTCTAGGCATATTACTTGTATTTCCTATGACACTTATATTTGCAAGACTGCATCATATTTTTCCTGATAAAGATTTATTTGATATTGTTGAAATTTGCTTTGGAAAATTCATCGGCAAAATAATCATTATATTATATACTTGGTTCGCTTTCTTTTTAGCTAGCGATATATTAGTTACCTATGGTCAATTCATTAAAATAATCAGCTTTCCCGAAATGCCTCAAATTATTCCAGAGATAGTTTTAGCTATTTTATGTATTTGGGGAATAAAAGAAGGCATTGAGGTCTTAGGCAGATTTAGTGGATTTTTTCTTAATATACCGATTATAACTTTAGTCATTATCATAATACTATTAATTCCTAATATGGACATAAATAATTTCCGTCCTGTATTAAGTGATGGTATCCAACCAGTTTTAGAAGGTACTTTTACTGTTTTTACATTTCCGCTTGTTCAATTAGTCGTATTTACAATGATTTTTTCAAACTTTGAGACAAACGGATCTCCTTATAAAGTTTATACTACAGGTTTATTGACAGGAGGAACATATTTAGCGCTACTTTCTATCACAAATCTTTTAGTGTTAGGAATCCATACTGTAGTAAGTTCTTATTACCCTACTTATACTACTATATCAAGAATAAACATTGGTTTTGTCCTACAAAGAATAGAAATCATTATAACCATTACATTTATTTTAGGTGGTTTTATTAAGATATGTATATTCTTACTGAGCATGTGTAAAGGAATTACAAAATTATTCGGATTTATAGATTATCGTTTTATTATAACACCTGCTTCTTTACTTGTACTTAATTTATCCTATAATCAATATAAAAGCGTAATGTATTATTATGAATTTAGTATACATACATAG
- a CDS encoding GNAT family N-acetyltransferase → MGKNDLLEQVSKIEEIELKLTVFNAKRALSKIDKKLETKTIGNCSLLFDINSPDSIYYNRVKGFGMKDLDKLENILGIYSEQGIIPSFDMTPNNINEAVSLALLKHGFTNSEQLVFMQLTPEAYTDINKGIKIVKVTEKNAEEFVNIIISSEGGMDISSKVIGIKKQYFYQNNFYNYISYIGNEVAGVGSLFISDNEGYIANDFTFKGFRGKGGQTALLKYRINKAKELGLEKLYTDVEFGSISHNNMEKLGFKTVFINSFYTKLNNL, encoded by the coding sequence ATGGGTAAAAATGATTTGTTAGAACAAGTTAGTAAAATAGAGGAAATTGAACTTAAACTAACCGTATTCAATGCAAAGAGAGCACTTTCAAAAATTGATAAAAAATTGGAGACAAAGACAATAGGAAATTGTAGCTTACTTTTTGACATCAATAGCCCTGATTCTATTTATTATAATAGAGTTAAAGGATTTGGAATGAAGGACTTAGATAAATTAGAAAACATATTGGGTATTTATAGTGAACAAGGCATAATTCCAAGTTTTGATATGACACCGAATAATATAAATGAAGCAGTTTCATTAGCATTATTGAAACATGGCTTTACAAATTCTGAGCAATTAGTATTTATGCAATTAACTCCTGAGGCATATACAGATATTAATAAAGGTATAAAAATAGTTAAAGTAACTGAAAAAAATGCGGAAGAATTTGTGAACATAATAATTTCATCTGAAGGTGGAATGGATATTTCTAGTAAGGTAATAGGTATTAAAAAACAATATTTTTATCAGAACAATTTTTATAATTACATTTCTTATATTGGGAATGAAGTTGCTGGAGTAGGCTCGCTTTTTATTAGTGACAATGAAGGATACATTGCTAATGATTTTACTTTTAAAGGATTTAGAGGAAAGGGAGGTCAAACAGCGTTATTGAAATATAGGATAAATAAGGCGAAAGAATTAGGACTAGAAAAATTATATACAGATGTTGAATTTGGATCTATTAGTCATAATAATATGGAAAAGTTAGGATTTAAAACTGTGTTTATTAATTCATTTTATACAAAGTTAAATAATCTTTAG
- a CDS encoding GNAT family protein, with the protein MSTRTYESKDCQEIIKLFYETVHSINSKDYTEKQLNVWASKDIDLDLWDKSFLKNYTIVGFGI; encoded by the coding sequence ATGAGCACTAGAACTTATGAATCAAAAGATTGCCAAGAAATAATTAAATTATTTTATGAAACAGTTCATTCAATAAACTCTAAAGACTATACAGAAAAACAACTAAATGTATGGGCTTCTAAAGATATAGATTTAGATTTATGGGATAAGTCGTTTTTGAAGAATTATACAATTGTTGGATTTGGGATTTAA
- a CDS encoding aspartyl-phosphate phosphatase Spo0E family protein codes for MEIVKFKNEIEKMRKKLDAMTLNNVLLYQNQDLIKLSQDLDILINKYIYMTT; via the coding sequence ATGGAAATAGTAAAATTTAAAAATGAAATTGAAAAAATGAGAAAAAAATTAGATGCTATGACTTTAAATAATGTACTATTATATCAAAATCAAGATTTAATAAAATTGAGTCAAGATTTAGATATTTTAATAAACAAATACATATACATGACTACATAA
- a CDS encoding DUF2500 domain-containing protein, with protein sequence MKFKLGNGEEKEFKVLPHQYTVILDGNVGELTFKGYKYLNFYITKINENQ encoded by the coding sequence ATGAAATTCAAGTTAGGAAATGGAGAAGAAAAAGAATTTAAAGTTTTACCTCATCAATATACAGTTATATTAGACGGTAATGTTGGAGAGCTAACATTTAAAGGATATAAATATCTTAATTTTTATATTACAAAGATTAATGAAAATCAGTAA